From Weissella diestrammenae, a single genomic window includes:
- the rpsR gene encoding 30S ribosomal protein S18, whose protein sequence is MAQQRRGGGPRRRRKVDFIAANHIEYVDYKDTELLERFISERGKILPRRVTGTSAKNQRKVTTAIKRARIMALLPFVAED, encoded by the coding sequence ATGGCACAACAACGTCGTGGTGGCGGACCTCGCCGCCGTCGTAAGGTTGACTTCATTGCAGCCAATCATATTGAATATGTTGACTACAAGGATACAGAATTGTTAGAACGTTTCATCTCAGAACGCGGTAAGATCTTGCCACGTCGTGTGACTGGAACTTCTGCTAAGAACCAACGTAAGGTAACTACGGCTATCAAGCGTGCACGTATTATGGCATTATTGCCATTCGTGGCTGAAGACTAA
- the glmU gene encoding bifunctional UDP-N-acetylglucosamine diphosphorylase/glucosamine-1-phosphate N-acetyltransferase GlmU encodes MARYSIIMAAGKGTRMKSDLPKVLHEVGGKPMVEMVLDMILAVGVDQIVTVVGHGAQQVKAQISDRSEVVKQTQQLGTGHAVLMTEPLLGTKSGVTLIASGDAPLFTQQTYTKLFEWHEQSGNAVTVLTAKAPNPFGYGRIIRDEKGHVLRIVEQKDATDVEAAVDEVNTGVYVFDNQLLFQALRLVTNENAQGEYYLPDTLSILREQGQTVGAYQMADFTESMGVNDRIALAEANRILRQRINQQHMRNGVTLIDPTTTYIDADVTIGPDTVIEGNVTLKGQTEVGSHVILTNGTRMIASQVADDVVIQSSTLDHAKVATGVTIGPYAHLRPGAILDARAHVGNFVEVKQAHLGADAKAGHLSYIGDATVGQAVNIGAGTIFVNYDGQNKYQTLVGDRAFIGSNTKLIAPVVLGDETITAAGSTITDDIPIHAMGIARSRQTNKIDFWKKTALFKKFSGPKQ; translated from the coding sequence ATGGCACGATATAGCATAATAATGGCAGCCGGTAAGGGCACACGAATGAAGTCAGACTTGCCTAAAGTGTTGCATGAAGTCGGTGGTAAACCAATGGTTGAGATGGTATTAGATATGATTTTAGCAGTTGGTGTGGATCAGATTGTGACGGTTGTTGGGCACGGTGCCCAGCAGGTGAAAGCTCAAATTAGCGACCGGTCAGAAGTGGTTAAACAAACGCAACAATTGGGCACTGGCCATGCGGTTTTGATGACTGAACCACTTTTAGGAACTAAATCTGGCGTGACACTGATTGCATCTGGTGATGCACCATTGTTTACGCAACAGACTTATACAAAATTATTTGAATGGCATGAACAAAGCGGGAATGCAGTGACAGTTTTGACTGCCAAGGCACCAAATCCATTTGGATATGGGCGCATTATTAGAGATGAAAAAGGCCATGTTTTACGTATTGTTGAGCAAAAAGATGCAACTGATGTTGAAGCAGCAGTTGATGAAGTTAACACCGGTGTTTACGTCTTTGACAATCAATTATTGTTCCAAGCCCTGCGACTCGTGACTAATGAGAATGCACAAGGTGAATACTATCTACCAGATACCCTCTCAATTTTGCGGGAGCAGGGGCAAACGGTTGGTGCATACCAAATGGCTGATTTTACAGAGTCAATGGGTGTTAATGATCGGATTGCCTTAGCCGAGGCTAATCGGATTTTACGACAGCGAATTAATCAACAGCATATGCGAAATGGTGTGACACTCATTGACCCCACCACAACATATATTGATGCTGATGTGACGATCGGACCGGATACAGTGATTGAAGGTAATGTGACTTTGAAAGGGCAAACAGAAGTCGGGTCACATGTTATTTTGACAAATGGGACGCGAATGATTGCCTCGCAAGTGGCAGATGATGTTGTGATTCAGTCATCTACCTTGGATCATGCAAAAGTTGCAACGGGCGTGACCATTGGTCCTTATGCCCATTTGCGGCCCGGTGCGATTTTAGATGCGCGTGCGCATGTGGGTAACTTTGTTGAGGTTAAACAGGCACACTTGGGTGCTGATGCAAAGGCAGGTCACTTGAGTTATATTGGGGATGCTACAGTTGGCCAAGCGGTCAATATCGGAGCAGGTACGATTTTTGTGAATTATGATGGTCAAAATAAGTACCAGACACTCGTTGGTGACCGGGCATTTATCGGTTCAAATACGAAATTGATTGCCCCGGTGGTCCTTGGAGATGAAACAATCACTGCAGCTGGCTCAACGATTACAGATGACATTCCAATTCATGCGATGGGCATTGCTCGTTCACGTCAGACAAATAAAATTGATTTTTGGAAAAAAACAGCCCTTTTTAAAAAATTTAGTGGGCCGAAGCAATAA
- the purR gene encoding pur operon repressor, whose translation MKTRRSDRLVDMTRYLLEHPRTLVSLTKFANLYESAKSSISEDLAILKRTFAERGVGLLETIPGAAGGAKFTPYMTQENAAEFVATLVNEINDETRVLPGGYVYLSDLLGQPWVLQKVGRLIATQYLKEPIDAVMTAATKGVPVAQAVAESLNVPFVIVRNDTKVTEGPTMSVNYVTGQSKRLEKLELSRRSLPMGSRVLIVDDFMKAGGTIRGMASLVKEFEGEVVGVAVVVAGEVAHRVIDKYTSLVHVNTDKEGGLIDVQSGNYATEIFAPGNFTTQVNVTD comes from the coding sequence ATGAAAACACGACGTAGTGATCGCTTAGTTGATATGACACGTTATTTATTGGAACATCCAAGAACGCTGGTTTCATTAACAAAATTTGCTAATCTGTATGAGTCAGCTAAGTCATCAATTTCTGAAGATTTGGCGATTTTAAAGCGTACTTTTGCTGAACGCGGGGTAGGATTGTTAGAAACCATTCCAGGCGCCGCCGGTGGTGCGAAATTTACACCATATATGACGCAAGAAAATGCCGCAGAATTTGTCGCAACATTGGTTAATGAAATTAATGACGAGACTCGAGTTTTACCCGGTGGATATGTCTATCTTTCAGACCTCCTTGGACAACCCTGGGTTTTGCAAAAAGTTGGACGACTGATTGCAACCCAGTATTTAAAAGAACCCATTGATGCGGTAATGACCGCTGCGACAAAAGGGGTCCCAGTGGCCCAAGCTGTCGCAGAATCGCTCAACGTACCGTTTGTCATTGTGCGAAATGATACGAAAGTGACTGAAGGGCCTACAATGTCAGTCAATTATGTGACGGGTCAATCAAAGCGACTAGAAAAATTAGAACTTTCACGGCGCTCACTACCAATGGGATCACGCGTATTGATCGTTGATGATTTCATGAAAGCTGGGGGTACGATTCGCGGTATGGCATCACTGGTTAAAGAATTTGAAGGTGAAGTGGTCGGTGTTGCAGTCGTTGTCGCTGGTGAAGTGGCACACCGAGTGATTGATAAATACACGTCACTGGTGCATGTGAACACAGATAAAGAGGGTGGCTTGATTGATGTTCAATCCGGCAATTATGCCACTGAGATATTTGCGCCGGGCAATTTCACGACGCAAGTCAACGTTACTGATTAG
- the ssb gene encoding single-stranded DNA-binding protein produces the protein MNRVVLVGRLARDVELRYTQSGTAVGSFSIAVDRRRTNQNGERETDFFNATIWQKAAENFANFTSKGSRVAIEGRLQTSSYQNQQGQTVYRTEVIVENFDLLETRAESEARRANGSGNNNANNFGGNNGGGFNAAPAENPFGNPAATNNNGNVFGGANNPSSAASSNNDPFGGGQEIDISDDDLPF, from the coding sequence ATGAATCGAGTTGTACTAGTTGGTCGTTTAGCACGTGACGTTGAATTGCGTTATACGCAGTCAGGAACCGCAGTTGGATCATTTAGTATTGCGGTTGATCGCCGTCGTACGAATCAAAACGGTGAGCGAGAAACTGATTTCTTCAACGCAACGATTTGGCAAAAAGCCGCGGAGAACTTTGCGAACTTTACGTCAAAAGGTTCACGTGTTGCGATTGAGGGCCGTTTGCAAACAAGCAGCTATCAAAATCAGCAAGGGCAAACGGTTTATCGGACAGAGGTTATCGTTGAAAACTTCGATTTGCTAGAAACGCGCGCTGAATCAGAAGCGCGTCGGGCAAATGGTAGTGGGAACAATAATGCCAATAATTTTGGTGGTAATAATGGTGGTGGCTTTAATGCTGCTCCTGCAGAGAATCCATTTGGCAACCCTGCAGCTACCAATAATAATGGTAATGTATTTGGTGGTGCGAATAATCCATCAAGTGCAGCCAGTTCTAATAACGATCCATTTGGTGGGGGTCAAGAAATTGACATCTCAGATGATGACTTGCCGTTCTAA
- a CDS encoding MFS transporter, protein MVVQSSNEDVGSKPRHVEIQPWVLYLGTLLQSSGAAMLWPITTLYMHQDLHESMTVAGVVLMAISIAMMLGGYLGGYLFDHWNPYRAVMTAVSVATVTLGLITIWHGWPLFAVLMLIIGFADGVLYTLLSAYASTIQAIDSRRVFNMNYMFMNVGVVIGTVVVGSLYNYGVAYVFGTAFAMYFVFAILAGFKFKVQGLALQAAKAAERAEQSHFKTPNLVYALLGLTFSIYFGYILWESVVATHMTDLGLTIQDYSSLWTINGVVLIIGQSILNRYADRIKFKTSVLGGGLLFASSFLFLITAKSYAAFLGAFMILTVGEMLASPQIPAWIAHISDPNAQGRAQGQVMMFTSFGRALGPLFGGFVIDAASYQTLFAIIFVIMIVFILISWLVSMQKN, encoded by the coding sequence ATGGTCGTTCAAAGTAGCAACGAAGATGTGGGGTCCAAACCGCGCCACGTTGAAATTCAACCTTGGGTATTATATCTAGGTACCTTATTACAGAGCTCAGGTGCGGCGATGCTCTGGCCGATTACGACTTTATATATGCATCAAGATTTGCACGAGTCAATGACTGTTGCCGGTGTGGTTCTTATGGCGATTTCCATTGCTATGATGCTCGGTGGCTATCTGGGTGGTTACTTATTTGACCATTGGAATCCGTATCGAGCGGTGATGACAGCCGTTTCTGTGGCTACTGTGACCTTGGGTTTAATTACGATTTGGCACGGTTGGCCACTATTTGCCGTATTAATGTTGATTATTGGCTTTGCCGATGGCGTTTTGTACACCTTACTTAGCGCGTACGCCTCTACGATTCAAGCAATTGATTCACGTCGTGTGTTTAATATGAATTATATGTTTATGAATGTTGGCGTTGTAATTGGCACGGTTGTGGTGGGTTCCCTATACAACTATGGGGTTGCTTATGTTTTTGGGACGGCTTTTGCGATGTATTTTGTTTTTGCCATCTTAGCTGGTTTTAAATTTAAAGTACAAGGTCTCGCACTGCAAGCAGCCAAGGCTGCTGAACGTGCTGAACAGAGCCATTTCAAAACCCCGAATTTGGTTTATGCCTTGCTTGGACTAACCTTTTCGATTTATTTCGGTTATATTTTGTGGGAAAGTGTTGTCGCAACCCATATGACAGATTTGGGACTGACAATCCAAGATTATTCGTCATTATGGACAATTAATGGGGTCGTCCTAATTATTGGGCAGAGTATTTTAAATCGCTATGCCGATCGAATTAAATTCAAAACGAGCGTGCTTGGTGGTGGGTTATTATTTGCCAGTTCATTTCTGTTTTTAATCACAGCCAAATCATATGCGGCTTTCCTAGGCGCCTTCATGATTTTAACCGTAGGAGAAATGCTAGCTTCACCGCAAATACCAGCATGGATTGCCCATATTAGTGATCCAAATGCGCAAGGACGGGCTCAAGGTCAGGTGATGATGTTTACTTCATTTGGTCGGGCACTAGGTCCACTGTTTGGGGGATTTGTTATTGATGCGGCGAGTTATCAAACGTTATTTGCAATCATCTTTGTCATTATGATTGTCTTTATCCTGATTTCATGGCTTGTATCGATGCAAAAAAATTAA
- a CDS encoding ribose-phosphate diphosphokinase: MATYADPHLKVFSLSGNRPLAEKIATSIGVTLSDINIARFSDGEIQINIEESVRGDNVYIIQSTSAPVNDNLMELMIMIDALRRASAKTINVVMPYYGYARQDRKARSREPITAKLVANMLEMVGATRVLVLDLHAAQIQGFFDIPVDHMAGAAKLADYLLTSGIADDNTIVVSPDHGGVTRARTLAELLGSSEPIAIIDKRRPKANVAQIMNIIGDVKGKRAIMIDDMIDTGGTITKGAQKLKDEGASEVYVVATHAVFSSAAVDNLQNSVFEKVIVTDSIDLPEDKKFPKLVQVTVSDLIGEAIVRINENKAVSPLFKTRFRADHY, translated from the coding sequence ATGGCGACATACGCAGATCCACATTTGAAAGTTTTTTCACTGAGTGGTAACCGACCCTTAGCAGAAAAGATCGCAACTTCAATTGGTGTGACGCTTTCTGATATAAATATTGCCCGTTTTTCAGATGGCGAAATCCAAATCAACATTGAAGAATCCGTCCGTGGTGACAATGTCTATATCATTCAATCAACGTCTGCACCAGTTAATGATAATCTCATGGAATTGATGATTATGATTGATGCATTGCGACGTGCAAGTGCTAAGACAATTAACGTTGTCATGCCATATTATGGCTATGCACGTCAAGACCGTAAAGCGCGTTCACGTGAACCAATCACGGCTAAATTAGTGGCTAATATGCTTGAAATGGTTGGGGCAACACGAGTTTTGGTCTTAGACTTACATGCCGCTCAAATTCAAGGCTTCTTTGACATTCCAGTCGACCATATGGCAGGGGCTGCGAAACTAGCTGATTATTTGTTGACGAGTGGTATTGCTGATGATAATACAATCGTGGTTTCACCTGATCATGGGGGCGTGACACGTGCCCGGACATTAGCTGAGCTTTTGGGCTCAAGTGAACCGATTGCAATCATTGATAAGCGTCGTCCTAAAGCCAATGTGGCTCAGATAATGAATATCATCGGTGACGTCAAAGGTAAACGGGCCATCATGATTGACGATATGATTGATACTGGTGGTACAATCACTAAGGGTGCTCAAAAGTTGAAAGATGAAGGTGCATCAGAAGTGTATGTTGTCGCAACGCATGCTGTGTTCTCGAGCGCAGCCGTGGATAACCTACAAAATTCTGTTTTTGAAAAGGTCATTGTGACGGATTCAATTGATTTGCCCGAAGATAAGAAGTTTCCTAAGCTAGTTCAAGTAACGGTGTCGGATCTAATTGGTGAAGCGATTGTCCGCATTAATGAGAATAAGGCGGTTTCACCGCTCTTTAAGACCCGTTTCCGTGCAGATCATTATTAA
- the zwf gene encoding glucose-6-phosphate dehydrogenase, with protein sequence MPQEITTLLTFFGGTGDLAKRKLYPSVYNLYKKGFLKEHFAIVGTSRADLTAAEFSDMVRESINHVVEDEDNAKEFISHFRYIKLDVGDEAGYQEMLKLNNELDAQYELKGNRIFYMSVAPRFFGTIAGYLKSEGLTTENGEFNRLMIEKPFGVSYETAEQLNNQLHEVFEEDQIFRIDHYLGKEMVQNISSVRFGNPLFDAAWNKDYIQNVQVTLSEVLGVEERAGYYDDAGALRDMIQNHTMQIVAWLAMEKPASFTDKDIRAAKNVAFNSLHIYTPEEVKKNFVRGQYGENIDGTQVKYLDEDGVPEGSQNDTFVAGRLKFRSARWDGVPFYIRTGKRLKSKQTRVDVVFKKGISIFGDDIELENPVLSILIDPKGGIEFRINAKDTTSDFKTRVDTMKWQVSYLDMERTPEPYERMIHDAMNGDGSNFADWNGVGISWKFVDAIQDAWDSEHAEFPNYISGTMGPKASDDLLAEDGNHWIYK encoded by the coding sequence ATGCCTCAAGAAATCACAACCTTGTTAACATTTTTCGGTGGAACTGGTGATCTTGCCAAACGTAAGTTATACCCATCAGTCTACAACCTTTATAAAAAAGGTTTCTTAAAAGAGCACTTTGCGATTGTCGGAACTTCTCGTGCTGATTTAACCGCCGCTGAGTTTTCTGATATGGTTCGTGAATCAATTAACCACGTCGTTGAAGATGAAGATAATGCAAAAGAATTCATCTCACATTTCCGTTACATCAAATTGGATGTCGGTGATGAAGCTGGTTACCAAGAAATGCTCAAGCTCAATAATGAATTAGACGCACAATACGAGCTAAAAGGTAATCGCATCTTTTATATGTCTGTTGCCCCACGTTTCTTTGGCACAATTGCAGGTTACCTAAAGTCAGAAGGGTTAACCACTGAAAATGGCGAATTCAATCGTCTGATGATTGAAAAGCCATTTGGGGTTAGCTATGAAACAGCTGAGCAGTTAAATAATCAATTGCACGAAGTCTTTGAAGAAGACCAAATTTTCCGGATTGACCACTATCTTGGAAAAGAAATGGTGCAAAATATTTCTTCCGTTCGATTTGGAAATCCACTATTTGATGCCGCTTGGAATAAAGACTATATTCAAAACGTCCAGGTCACATTGTCAGAAGTTCTAGGCGTTGAAGAACGTGCCGGTTATTATGATGATGCTGGTGCCCTACGAGATATGATTCAAAATCATACGATGCAAATCGTTGCATGGCTCGCGATGGAAAAGCCAGCATCATTTACAGACAAGGATATTCGTGCAGCCAAAAATGTTGCCTTTAATTCATTGCATATCTATACGCCAGAAGAAGTAAAAAAGAATTTTGTTCGTGGCCAATATGGCGAAAACATCGACGGCACACAAGTCAAATATTTGGACGAAGACGGCGTACCTGAAGGGTCACAAAATGACACATTTGTCGCTGGACGCCTCAAATTCCGTTCAGCCCGTTGGGATGGTGTGCCATTCTATATCCGAACTGGAAAGCGCCTCAAGTCAAAGCAGACTCGCGTTGATGTCGTCTTCAAGAAAGGCATTAGCATTTTCGGGGATGACATTGAATTGGAAAACCCAGTTTTATCAATTTTAATTGACCCTAAGGGTGGTATTGAATTCCGGATTAATGCTAAGGATACAACGTCTGACTTTAAAACTCGGGTTGACACAATGAAGTGGCAAGTATCATATCTTGACATGGAACGTACGCCTGAGCCATATGAGCGGATGATTCATGACGCAATGAATGGTGATGGTTCTAACTTCGCTGATTGGAACGGGGTTGGTATCTCATGGAAATTCGTGGATGCAATTCAAGATGCTTGGGATTCAGAACATGCTGAATTCCCCAACTATATCTCTGGCACGATGGGGCCAAAAGCTTCAGATGACTTATTAGCTGAAGACGGTAATCATTGGATTTATAAGTAA
- the rpsF gene encoding 30S ribosomal protein S6 produces the protein MYELTYIVRPDLDSDAKKALVERFDKILTDNGATIADSADWASRRFAYEIAGYHEGTYHIVNFSADDAAAINEFDRLAKISQDILRHMVVKREVVSPVK, from the coding sequence ATGTACGAATTGACTTATATCGTTCGCCCTGATTTGGATTCTGATGCTAAGAAGGCATTGGTTGAGCGTTTCGACAAAATCTTGACTGACAACGGTGCAACTATCGCTGATTCAGCAGATTGGGCATCACGTCGTTTTGCTTATGAAATTGCTGGGTACCATGAAGGTACTTACCACATCGTTAACTTTAGTGCTGACGATGCAGCTGCAATTAACGAATTCGATCGTTTGGCTAAGATTTCACAAGATATCTTACGTCACATGGTTGTTAAGCGCGAAGTTGTATCACCAGTGAAGTAA
- the glpK gene encoding glycerol kinase GlpK yields the protein MAIKRPEYILAIDQGTTGTRAVIFNKNARRVAATSIAMDPINPHSGWVEQAPIDIWRTTQTAITETMIEAGIRADAIKAIGIASQRETTIIWDKKTGQPIYNAIVWSSTQSQAIADQILQAGHTEMIREKTGLPLSAYFSATKIRWILDHVPGAQAEAERGNLLFGTVDSWLIWNLTDHQAHLTDISNAARTMLFNIHTQAWDDELLSLFNIPKSMLPTVTRSNGQIATTNPMQFFGSEIPITAVIGDQNAGLIGQLGFNPGTVKSTYGSGAFLLLNTGHHLIDSQHDLASTIAYQIDDQPVYALEGSVFTAGSAIQWLNEQLNLIDEVTDSWEAAQQATSDDSLYVVPAFLGLGAPYWDPQARGAVFGITRTTNRNDFIKATLQSIAYQTADILRTMKADTGHQIDVLKADGSVSRNPYLMQFQSDITGLTIERSVYEDTTPLGAAFLAGLAVGYWESLDDLATLTSQGRTFQPTMSVEKRLQLKKGWQRAIDATRFFANENA from the coding sequence ATGGCAATCAAACGTCCAGAATATATTTTGGCCATTGACCAAGGCACAACTGGTACACGGGCCGTTATTTTTAATAAAAACGCACGCCGTGTCGCCGCCACGTCAATTGCAATGGATCCAATTAACCCGCATTCTGGGTGGGTCGAACAAGCACCGATTGACATTTGGCGCACCACCCAAACCGCGATTACCGAAACTATGATTGAAGCTGGAATTAGAGCAGATGCAATTAAAGCCATTGGTATTGCCAGTCAACGAGAAACAACAATTATTTGGGATAAAAAAACCGGCCAGCCCATTTATAATGCGATTGTCTGGTCTTCAACTCAATCACAAGCAATTGCTGACCAAATTCTCCAGGCTGGCCACACTGAGATGATTCGCGAAAAAACTGGACTACCTCTAAGCGCATATTTTTCAGCAACGAAAATTCGCTGGATTTTAGACCACGTCCCTGGTGCGCAGGCCGAAGCTGAACGTGGCAACTTGCTCTTTGGTACCGTTGATAGCTGGCTAATTTGGAACCTTACCGATCACCAAGCACATTTGACCGACATTTCAAATGCGGCGCGTACCATGTTGTTTAACATTCACACGCAAGCCTGGGATGATGAACTACTCAGTTTATTTAATATTCCAAAATCAATGCTGCCAACTGTGACACGGTCAAATGGACAGATTGCAACGACCAACCCCATGCAGTTTTTCGGCAGCGAAATTCCAATCACAGCGGTCATTGGTGACCAAAATGCCGGCTTAATTGGCCAATTAGGTTTCAACCCTGGCACCGTTAAAAGCACTTATGGTTCAGGTGCTTTCCTCCTATTAAATACTGGTCATCACTTAATTGATTCACAGCATGATTTAGCTAGCACCATTGCCTATCAAATTGATGATCAACCAGTTTATGCGCTAGAAGGGTCCGTCTTTACGGCCGGTTCGGCGATTCAATGGCTGAATGAACAGCTCAATTTAATCGATGAAGTGACCGATTCTTGGGAAGCAGCGCAACAAGCAACTAGTGACGACTCACTGTATGTCGTTCCAGCATTCTTAGGGTTGGGGGCACCATATTGGGATCCACAAGCTCGCGGTGCTGTTTTCGGCATTACTCGCACAACGAACCGAAATGACTTTATCAAGGCAACCTTGCAATCAATTGCCTATCAAACAGCTGATATTTTACGGACGATGAAGGCCGACACCGGTCACCAAATTGATGTTTTAAAGGCCGATGGTTCAGTCTCACGTAATCCGTATTTAATGCAATTCCAATCGGATATCACCGGCTTGACGATTGAACGGTCGGTCTACGAAGATACAACCCCACTCGGGGCCGCCTTCTTAGCCGGCTTAGCTGTTGGCTATTGGGAATCCTTGGACGACTTAGCAACGCTAACTAGTCAAGGCCGGACCTTTCAGCCCACAATGTCAGTTGAAAAACGACTACAGCTTAAAAAAGGGTGGCAACGAGCCATTGATGCGACACGATTTTTTGCAAATGAAAACGCTTAA